The following proteins are encoded in a genomic region of Streptomyces lunaelactis:
- a CDS encoding N-acetylmuramoyl-L-alanine amidase translates to MGSESKRGKGRGKESGKRGVSRRAVLIGAGAVVVGTGVLARDELKRVWWRMPGMAKPRKEGEIDHVGAEWTSASRANWRLADRPDDYGVDRVIIHVVQGSYLTALKVFKDPGHGAAAHYVVRKDGHVAQMIRELDVAFHAGNRSYNERSIGIEHEGFVDRPAGFTDAMYRASAQLTADICARYEIPVDREHIIGHVEVPGTDHTDPGPHWDWNRYLALVRAALPTARKAAEAAEAAEAAEAAEASRARSDRA, encoded by the coding sequence ATGGGGAGTGAATCGAAGCGGGGCAAGGGGCGCGGCAAGGAGAGCGGCAAGCGCGGCGTCAGCAGGCGTGCCGTGCTGATCGGCGCCGGGGCGGTGGTGGTGGGCACGGGCGTGCTGGCCAGGGACGAGCTGAAACGCGTCTGGTGGCGGATGCCGGGGATGGCCAAGCCTCGCAAGGAGGGTGAGATCGATCATGTCGGCGCCGAGTGGACCTCGGCGTCCCGGGCGAACTGGCGGCTCGCGGACCGGCCCGACGACTACGGCGTCGACCGCGTGATCATCCATGTCGTCCAGGGCAGCTATCTCACGGCGCTCAAGGTCTTCAAGGACCCGGGGCACGGGGCCGCTGCGCACTATGTCGTCCGCAAGGACGGGCATGTGGCGCAGATGATCCGCGAGCTGGATGTCGCCTTCCACGCCGGGAACCGCTCGTACAACGAACGCAGCATCGGCATAGAGCACGAGGGCTTCGTGGACCGGCCGGCCGGTTTCACGGACGCGATGTACCGGGCGTCGGCGCAGCTCACGGCGGACATCTGCGCGCGGTACGAGATACCCGTCGACCGGGAGCACATCATCGGGCACGTGGAAGTGCCGGGGACGGACCACACCGACCCCGGGCCGCACTGGGACTGGAACCGCTATCTCGCGCTCGTACGGGCGGCTCTGCCGACGGCGCGCAAGGCCGCGGAGGCCGCGGAGGCCGCGGAGGCCGCGGAGGCCGCCGAAGCCTCTCGGGCCAGGTCGGACAGGGCCTAA
- a CDS encoding cysteine desulfurase family protein, protein MAYLDHAATTPMLPEAVEAMTAQLTVTGNASALHAAGRRARRTVEEARETLAEALGARPSEVVFTSGGTEADNLAVKGLYWSRRDADPARTRVLASPVEHHAVLDAVDWLGEHEGATIEFLPVDAYGRVHPEALREAIERNPDDVALATVMWANNEIGTIMPVTELSAVAGEFDVPLHADAVQAFGQLDVDFGASGLAAMTVSGHKIGGPYGIGALLLGREYSPVPVLHGGGQERHVRSGTLDAPAIASFAAAGRIAAERREDFAREIGALRDQLVDAVRTAVPDAILGGDPDDRLPANAHFTFPGCEGDSLLLLLDAQGIECSTGSACTAGVAQPSHVLLATGTHPDLARGTLRFSLGHTSTKADVEAVADAIGPAVERARTAGLS, encoded by the coding sequence ATGGCTTACCTCGACCACGCTGCGACCACTCCGATGCTGCCGGAGGCCGTCGAGGCGATGACCGCGCAGCTCACCGTCACCGGCAACGCCTCCGCGCTGCACGCCGCCGGGCGGCGGGCCCGCCGTACCGTCGAGGAGGCCCGCGAGACCCTCGCCGAGGCGCTCGGCGCACGGCCCAGCGAGGTGGTCTTCACCTCCGGCGGCACCGAGGCCGACAACCTCGCCGTGAAGGGCCTGTACTGGTCGAGACGCGACGCCGACCCGGCCAGGACCCGCGTACTGGCCAGCCCCGTCGAGCACCACGCCGTCCTCGACGCCGTCGACTGGCTCGGCGAACACGAGGGCGCCACCATCGAGTTCCTGCCGGTCGACGCGTACGGACGGGTGCACCCCGAAGCCCTGCGCGAGGCCATCGAGCGCAATCCGGACGATGTCGCGCTCGCCACCGTGATGTGGGCCAACAACGAGATCGGCACCATCATGCCGGTCACCGAACTCTCCGCCGTGGCAGGGGAGTTCGACGTACCGCTGCACGCCGACGCGGTCCAGGCCTTCGGCCAGCTGGACGTCGACTTCGGTGCGTCGGGACTCGCCGCGATGACCGTCTCAGGGCACAAGATCGGCGGCCCGTACGGCATCGGCGCGCTGCTGCTCGGCCGCGAGTACAGCCCCGTTCCCGTACTGCACGGCGGCGGCCAGGAGCGCCACGTACGCTCCGGCACCCTCGACGCCCCCGCGATCGCCTCCTTCGCCGCCGCCGGCCGTATCGCCGCCGAGCGCCGCGAGGACTTCGCCCGCGAGATCGGCGCGCTGCGCGACCAGCTGGTCGACGCCGTCCGTACGGCAGTGCCGGACGCGATCCTCGGCGGCGACCCGGACGACCGCCTCCCCGCCAACGCCCACTTCACCTTCCCGGGCTGCGAGGGCGATTCCCTGCTGCTGCTTCTCGACGCCCAGGGCATCGAGTGCTCCACGGGCTCCGCCTGCACGGCGGGTGTCGCCCAGCCGAGCCATGTCCTGCTCGCCACCGGCACCCATCCGGACCTGGCGCGCGGGACGTTGCGCTTCAGCCTCGGCCACACCTCGACCAAGGCGGATGTGGAGGCGGTCGCGGATGCCATCGGCCCGGCGGTGGAACGGGCCCGTACGGCAGGACTCAGCTAG
- a CDS encoding thioesterase family protein yields the protein MAQAVQATIGDSEFDRDTAVTPRAPGVYDAELSAGWTIIHAVNGGYLLALLGRALGDALPHPDPFTVSAHYLTASQPGPAVIRTELVRTGRTLSTGQASLFQYAEDGTEVERIRVLASYGDLDALPEDVRTTAEPPAIPPMQHCLGPSDGPAAKIPGSSAITERLNIKLDPATVGWAVGAPSGKGEMRGWLGLADGRDADPFSLLLAVDAMPPTAFELGLKGWTPTVELTTHIRCRPAPGPLRVAITTRNLAGGFLEEDAEVWDSADRLVAQSRQLAKAPRS from the coding sequence ATGGCACAGGCAGTTCAGGCAACCATCGGGGACAGCGAGTTCGACCGCGACACCGCTGTCACCCCGCGCGCACCGGGCGTCTACGACGCGGAGCTCTCGGCGGGCTGGACGATCATCCACGCCGTCAACGGCGGCTACCTGCTGGCCCTGCTCGGCCGCGCTCTCGGCGACGCGCTGCCGCACCCCGACCCGTTCACGGTCTCGGCGCACTACCTCACGGCGTCGCAGCCGGGCCCCGCGGTGATCCGCACCGAGCTCGTCCGCACCGGCCGCACCCTCTCCACCGGCCAGGCCTCCCTCTTCCAGTACGCGGAGGACGGCACCGAGGTCGAGCGCATTCGCGTGCTCGCCTCGTACGGGGATCTGGACGCGCTGCCGGAGGACGTACGCACGACGGCCGAGCCGCCCGCGATCCCGCCGATGCAGCACTGCCTCGGCCCGTCCGACGGTCCCGCGGCGAAGATCCCCGGCAGCTCGGCGATCACGGAACGTCTGAACATCAAGCTCGACCCCGCGACCGTCGGCTGGGCGGTCGGCGCGCCTTCGGGCAAGGGCGAGATGCGCGGCTGGTTGGGGCTCGCCGACGGGCGCGACGCGGACCCCTTCTCGCTGCTGCTCGCGGTCGACGCGATGCCGCCGACCGCGTTCGAGCTGGGCCTGAAGGGCTGGACGCCCACCGTCGAACTCACCACTCACATCCGCTGCCGCCCGGCCCCGGGACCGCTGCGGGTCGCCATCACGACCCGCAATCTGGCCGGCGGCTTCCTGGAGGAGGACGCGGAGGTCTGGGACAGCGCGGACCGGCTCGTCGCGCAGTCCCGCCAGCTGGCGAAGGCGCCGCGCAGCTGA
- a CDS encoding TetR family transcriptional regulator: MSHTLGIRQAQKQKTRQALLDAALQLLEEQSLSSLGLREVTRAVGVAPTAFYRHFRDTADLGVALVEEALGSLHAMIGEALAESGDGVRIDRTVALISDLVRTSPAHVRFIARERHGGVQPVREAIGEQLRRFADEVAAAFADEPESAGWSEADLRMLASAYVDHMVMTASNFLEAGPEGEEQVSSVARRQLRLVSLGRRHWLD, encoded by the coding sequence ATGAGTCACACCCTCGGGATCCGTCAGGCCCAGAAACAGAAGACCCGTCAGGCCCTCCTGGACGCAGCGCTGCAGCTGCTCGAGGAGCAGAGTCTGAGCAGCCTCGGGCTGCGTGAGGTGACCCGGGCCGTGGGCGTGGCACCGACGGCGTTCTACCGGCACTTCCGGGACACGGCCGACCTCGGCGTCGCGCTCGTCGAGGAGGCGCTGGGCAGCCTGCACGCGATGATCGGCGAGGCGCTGGCCGAGAGCGGCGACGGGGTGCGGATCGACCGGACCGTCGCGCTGATCTCCGACCTCGTCCGCACCTCCCCCGCACATGTCCGCTTCATCGCCCGCGAGCGCCACGGCGGCGTGCAGCCCGTGCGCGAGGCCATTGGCGAGCAACTGCGGCGGTTCGCCGACGAGGTGGCGGCGGCCTTCGCCGACGAGCCGGAGTCGGCGGGATGGAGCGAGGCGGATCTGCGGATGCTCGCGAGCGCCTACGTCGACCACATGGTGATGACGGCCTCGAACTTCCTGGAGGCCGGCCCCGAGGGCGAGGAGCAGGTCAGTTCCGTCGCCCGTCGTCAGTTGCGTCTGGTCAGCCTGGGCCGCCGGCACTGGCTGGACTGA
- a CDS encoding trimeric intracellular cation channel family protein, producing the protein MLLELFTPSVQHALDLAGIFVFAISGALLAVRKNFDVFGIAVLAEVTALGGGLLRDLIIGAVPPAAFTDTGYFVMPLVATVLVFFLHPQVERIQNGVNVFDAAGLGLFCVTGTTKAYEYGLGLTYSAVLGLATAVGGGVLRDVLANEVPSLLRWDRDLYAVPAIVGAVMVVLCIQFDVLNAFTSGLAVVTAFVLRLLAMRFHWRAPRAWNRRSSAVEEG; encoded by the coding sequence GTGCTCCTCGAACTGTTCACGCCCTCCGTCCAGCACGCGCTCGACCTCGCCGGGATCTTCGTCTTCGCGATCTCCGGCGCACTGCTCGCCGTACGCAAGAATTTCGACGTCTTCGGCATCGCAGTGCTCGCAGAGGTCACCGCGCTGGGCGGAGGGCTTCTCCGTGACCTGATCATCGGGGCCGTCCCTCCGGCGGCCTTCACCGATACCGGGTACTTCGTGATGCCCCTCGTGGCGACGGTCCTCGTCTTCTTCCTGCACCCGCAGGTCGAGCGCATCCAGAACGGCGTGAATGTCTTCGACGCCGCCGGCCTCGGGCTGTTCTGCGTCACCGGCACCACCAAGGCGTACGAGTACGGGCTCGGCCTGACCTACTCCGCGGTCCTCGGTCTGGCCACCGCCGTCGGCGGCGGTGTGCTGCGGGACGTACTGGCCAACGAGGTGCCCTCGCTGCTGCGCTGGGACCGCGATCTCTACGCCGTGCCCGCCATCGTCGGAGCGGTCATGGTGGTGCTCTGCATCCAGTTCGACGTACTGAACGCGTTCACCAGCGGGCTCGCCGTGGTGACCGCGTTCGTCCTGCGCCTGCTCGCGATGCGTTTCCACTGGCGGGCACCCCGCGCCTGGAACCGGCGCTCGTCGGCCGTCGAAGAGGGCTGA
- a CDS encoding DUF4190 domain-containing protein — protein sequence MQLTATARAVRDTGSPEGTRGDADGMAVASFVLGLVGLLVMNIVLGPIAIVLAGLALWRRTARRGRALLGLALGLADLAVLAVLVTVNGTVAWGIGG from the coding sequence ATGCAACTCACCGCCACCGCACGCGCCGTCCGGGACACCGGCAGCCCCGAGGGGACCCGCGGGGACGCCGACGGCATGGCCGTCGCCTCCTTCGTCCTCGGCCTCGTCGGCCTGCTCGTGATGAATATCGTGCTCGGCCCGATCGCCATCGTGCTCGCCGGCCTCGCTCTCTGGCGCCGCACCGCACGCCGCGGCCGCGCCCTGCTCGGACTCGCCCTCGGCCTCGCCGACCTGGCCGTTCTCGCCGTACTCGTGACCGTGAACGGAACCGTCGCCTGGGGCATCGGCGGCTGA